In Bradyrhizobium guangxiense, one DNA window encodes the following:
- a CDS encoding putative quinol monooxygenase — protein sequence MSGTLAIVARFVAKAGCEEELRATLLEAAAIALAEEPGCRRFEILQAVNPDGVVLPDTFMSNELFDDYEAVEAHRNSRHAPVRKARIRALVSSQTRIEMGAVIDEV from the coding sequence ATGTCAGGAACTTTAGCCATCGTCGCGCGCTTTGTCGCGAAGGCGGGTTGTGAGGAGGAATTGAGGGCTACACTACTAGAGGCTGCGGCAATCGCCCTGGCGGAGGAGCCTGGCTGTCGTCGCTTCGAAATCCTGCAGGCGGTTAATCCTGATGGCGTGGTGCTGCCGGATACTTTCATGTCCAATGAACTCTTCGACGACTACGAGGCCGTCGAGGCGCACCGTAACTCCAGGCACGCTCCCGTCCGCAAGGCTCGGATCCGTGCTCTTGTGTCGAGCCAGACCCGGATCGAGATGGGCGCTGTGATTGATGAAGTCTGA
- a CDS encoding aldo/keto reductase, whose protein sequence is MEHRGVGRSGLRIPALAFGTATFGGGNEFFRKWGTTDLSEARRLVDICLDAGLNLFDTADVYSMGAAEEILGKALGSRRSQALIATKLGYRSHSGPNGMGASRQHIIMACEASLKRLGCDHLDLLQLHGYDENTPIEETLRAFEELIKAGKVRYIGASNFSGWQLAKMATTADWLGLPRPISHQVHYSLLCRDYEHELMPAGFDQGIGAIIWSPLSGGKLSGKISRDRPPQADSRAAKFGGLTERDAKLFDIVDALNDIAQERGTSASQVAINWLLARPTVSSVVIGARTAEQLVENIAALDWQLSIKEVERLNQVSASPAPYPYSHQSMFPELLRPLSGISR, encoded by the coding sequence ATGGAACATAGGGGTGTCGGCCGTTCAGGGCTGAGGATCCCAGCCCTGGCCTTTGGGACAGCGACTTTCGGCGGTGGGAACGAGTTCTTTCGCAAGTGGGGCACGACCGATCTATCGGAGGCCCGACGGCTCGTCGACATATGCCTCGATGCGGGGCTGAATCTCTTTGACACCGCCGACGTCTACTCGATGGGCGCGGCGGAAGAAATCCTCGGAAAGGCTCTGGGCTCACGCCGATCGCAGGCCCTGATCGCCACCAAGCTCGGCTACCGCTCGCATAGCGGGCCGAACGGAATGGGGGCGAGCCGGCAGCACATCATAATGGCGTGCGAGGCCTCGCTGAAGCGACTTGGCTGCGATCACCTCGACCTGCTGCAACTCCACGGCTATGACGAAAATACACCGATCGAGGAAACACTGCGCGCCTTCGAGGAACTGATCAAGGCCGGGAAGGTCCGCTATATTGGGGCGTCTAACTTCTCCGGATGGCAGCTGGCCAAGATGGCCACCACCGCTGACTGGCTTGGCTTGCCGCGCCCCATCTCGCATCAGGTCCACTATTCCTTGCTGTGCAGGGACTATGAACACGAATTGATGCCCGCGGGTTTCGATCAGGGCATAGGCGCCATCATATGGAGCCCGCTATCCGGCGGCAAGCTTAGCGGCAAGATCAGCCGTGACCGGCCGCCGCAGGCCGACAGCCGAGCGGCGAAATTCGGAGGCCTGACCGAGCGCGACGCCAAGCTCTTTGACATCGTGGATGCGCTCAACGATATCGCGCAGGAGCGCGGGACAAGCGCGTCTCAAGTTGCGATCAATTGGCTACTCGCCCGGCCAACCGTCTCAAGTGTCGTCATTGGCGCCCGCACGGCCGAACAGCTCGTTGAAAACATCGCAGCCCTCGACTGGCAACTTTCCATCAAGGAGGTGGAGCGCTTGAACCAAGTGAGCGCCTCGCCAGCACCCTATCCCTATTCACATCAGTCTATGTTCCCTGAATTACTTCGTCCGCTCAGCGGAATCTCTCGGTAA